ATTGTCTAAGACTTGCTGCAACGAACGGGACATTTGGCCAAGAGCGCCCGGAACATGGGCCGCCCGCATCTAGCCTTGTGGCCGAGGTAATTATCGCGCATTCTGGTGTGCGAAAGAAACCCGTTTCGGCACTAGCGAGGGAGACAGGAGGAGTGTTCTCATCGCGTGACTGGCGCTCTGCTGGGTGGGCTGCTGCTGCAGTGGGGGTGGATAGTATATATCCCAAAACGCCGATTCACCTTGGGGGCTCTGACATTTGACCGAGGCGCCAGCAACCATCATTGTCATCGATGATGACCCGGAAATCCGCGAGGCGCTGGGCAGTCTGCTGCGTTCCGTCGGCTTTGCCGTCAATCTCCTCGCTTCGGTGGGCGACTTCCTCAGGTCTGGGCGACCCAACGGACCGACCTGTCTCGTGCTCGATGTCCGGCTTCCGGGACAAAGCGGTCTTGATTTTCAGCTCGAGCTGTCGCGAGAAAATATTCAGCTACCGATCGTCTTCATCACCGGGCACGGCGACATTCCCATGTCTGTCCAGGCGATGAAAGGGGGCGCGGTCGAATTCCTGACGAAACCGTTCCGAGACCAGGATTTGCTCGACGCCGTTCACGTCGGCCTGGCGCGCGACCGCGTGTGGCTTGAAAATGAAAAGGCATTGGCGACGGTGCGCGCGCGTTTCGATAGCCTGACCCCGCGGGAGCGCGAGGTGATGGCTTTGGTAGTGACCGGACGGCTCAACAAGCAGATTGCCGGCGATCTAGGCGTGAGCGAGATTACCGTGAAGGTTCACCGCAGCCAGGTCATGCAGAAGATGGGCACCAGATCCCTGCCCGAGCTCGCGCGTATGGCTGACAAGCTGATGCTTGCGTCG
The nucleotide sequence above comes from Rhizobium indicum. Encoded proteins:
- a CDS encoding response regulator transcription factor, translating into MTEAPATIIVIDDDPEIREALGSLLRSVGFAVNLLASVGDFLRSGRPNGPTCLVLDVRLPGQSGLDFQLELSRENIQLPIVFITGHGDIPMSVQAMKGGAVEFLTKPFRDQDLLDAVHVGLARDRVWLENEKALATVRARFDSLTPREREVMALVVTGRLNKQIAGDLGVSEITVKVHRSQVMQKMGTRSLPELARMADKLMLASGKPQTHS